CATCAAGTGTACCTCTGAAAATCCCAGGAAAACCTATAGAGTTATTAAGCTGATTTGGAAAGTCAGATCTGCCAGTGCCAATGATTTTTGCACCTGCTTCTTTTGCTTCCCAAGGCCATATTTCAGGAACTGGGTTTGCCACCGCAAACACGATAGAATCCTTATTCATTTTAGAGACCCATTCTTTCTTAATAACGTTTGGCCCAGACTTAGATGCTGCAATCATAACATCAACACCTATCATCGCTTCTGCCATATCTCCAGCTCTGTTCTCTCCATTTGTTATCTGCGCGTATTCCCATTTGTAAGGATTATTGCGAGCCTCATTTTCCAAGTCTTTTCTATGCACGTTTAAAATTCCTTTACTGTCCACCAAAATTATATTCTTTGGGTTAGCACCTACTTTTATCAATATTCTTGTAAGTGCTATGTTCGCAGCGCCTGCTCCTACTATTGTTATCGTTGCATCTTTAATTTTTCTGTTTGTCAATTTAAGCGCGTTAATAACACCTGCCAACACTACGGATGCTGTGCCTTGCTGGTCGTCATGCCATACAGGTATGTCCAACTCGGCCCTGAGTCTCTCTAGTATATGAAAACATTTTGGAGTTGCCATATCTTCTAAATTTATGCCCCCAAATGTTGGAGCAATCGTCTTAACAGTCTTTATGATCTCTTCTGGATCTTGTGTATTTAACATTATAGGAAACGCGTCAACGCCACCTAGATACTTGAAAAGTAAAGCTTTACCTTCCATAACCGGCAGTCCAGCCAGTGGCCCTATATTTCCCAGGCCAAGAACTCTTGACCCATCAGATACTATCGCAACATTGTTCCATTTATTGGTATATTCATATACCTTGTCAGGATCTTTAGCAATTTCTTTACATGGTTCGGCGACCCCCGGTGTGTACCATACACTGAAATCTTGGTAATCAGTAATTGAACATTTTGGCATTACCTCAATCTTCCCTTTAAAGAACGAATGCCATGAGTTTGCTTTCTTTGCGGGTTCATTCGCTTTTCTTTCCAGTTCTTCTACATTTTGGTTGTACATATTTATCAAAACAGTAATAGCAAATTCTTATTTAAAATTGACGAGTTTTTTTTTAAGTTGACGATTTCTTTTTCAAAATGTATAAAAATATAATTAAAAAGTGGGTATCAGACACATCAAAGTGAATGTTCAGACTATCATCAAGTGCTCCACCAGATACTTCAACCCCGCGCCCCTACAAGCACCAAGAGTTCACGGTACCGCTGCTCCCTTCCGGGCCTGGCGGAGTTTCCATGATAAAATATAAGGTGGAATCTCTACAGATTCTGCCTTATACACCTTCGATCTCATAGGACAGGGCATCAACAGTGTAAGGTGGCTTGGTGGTAATCTGGCTACATCGCCTCTGACTGTCGCCCTTGCGTATAGACGATTTCAAGTACAGGAGACGCCTAGCCTCCCGGCCAAGTCTGATACCCAGTTTCATTAATGGTTATTCATTAAAAAAACTTTCGCTTGATGCTCTGTCTATTTTTTTAAAAAGTGATTTTTTCTTAGAATCCTGAACTTGATACATATTTGCAATTGTTGTAATATTTTCTATTTTTTTATAAAAATAACAGAAAATTATATGTTTATCTTTGTATATCTATTTTTTGTATGATCAGTCTGGTTAGAAAGA
This Thermoplasmata archaeon DNA region includes the following protein-coding sequences:
- a CDS encoding NADP-dependent malic enzyme, with the protein product MYNQNVEELERKANEPAKKANSWHSFFKGKIEVMPKCSITDYQDFSVWYTPGVAEPCKEIAKDPDKVYEYTNKWNNVAIVSDGSRVLGLGNIGPLAGLPVMEGKALLFKYLGGVDAFPIMLNTQDPEEIIKTVKTIAPTFGGINLEDMATPKCFHILERLRAELDIPVWHDDQQGTASVVLAGVINALKLTNRKIKDATITIVGAGAANIALTRILIKVGANPKNIILVDSKGILNVHRKDLENEARNNPYKWEYAQITNGENRAGDMAEAMIGVDVMIAASKSGPNVIKKEWVSKMNKDSIVFAVANPVPEIWPWEAKEAGAKIIGTGRSDFPNQLNNSIGFPGIFRGTLDVRAKTITDEMAIAASMAIASVAEEEGLREDYIVPTMENSYLFAREATAVAEKAIDQGVARIKKSHDELFNDASINIDSAKMKIKCMLDSNCIRKVGNFIK